A stretch of Aureispira sp. CCB-E DNA encodes these proteins:
- the fabG gene encoding 3-oxoacyl-[acyl-carrier-protein] reductase has product MKLLENKIALITGGSRGIGATMVKKFAEQGAHVAFTYRSSSEQANQLVEEASTYGTTIKAFASDASSFEQTQGLIADVIKEFGTIDILVNNAGVTRDNLLMRMTEDNWDDVMNNNLKSIYNFTKCIMRPMLKARGGSIINISSIVGLKGNAGQANYAASKAGMIGFTKSIAQEVGSRNIRCNAIAPGFIATDMTDELDEKVKDHMIQTTSLKRLGTTEEIANVAIFLASDMSSYITGETINTSGGM; this is encoded by the coding sequence ATGAAACTTTTGGAAAACAAAATAGCCCTCATCACTGGTGGCTCAAGAGGAATTGGCGCAACAATGGTCAAAAAATTTGCAGAACAAGGCGCACACGTAGCTTTTACGTACCGTTCCTCTTCTGAACAAGCCAATCAATTAGTTGAAGAAGCTTCCACATATGGTACGACTATCAAAGCTTTTGCTTCAGATGCTAGTTCTTTTGAGCAAACACAAGGATTGATTGCTGATGTGATAAAAGAATTTGGGACTATTGATATCCTAGTCAATAACGCTGGTGTCACTCGTGACAATTTATTAATGCGTATGACAGAGGATAACTGGGATGACGTTATGAACAACAATCTAAAGTCTATTTATAATTTCACGAAGTGTATCATGCGTCCTATGCTAAAAGCTCGTGGTGGCTCTATCATTAACATATCTTCTATTGTAGGACTAAAGGGGAATGCTGGACAAGCTAACTATGCTGCTTCAAAGGCTGGTATGATAGGTTTTACTAAATCGATTGCCCAAGAAGTAGGCTCTAGAAATATACGATGCAATGCCATTGCTCCTGGGTTTATCGCAACTGATATGACAGATGAGCTAGATGAGAAAGTAAAGGATCATATGATTCAAACAACATCTCTCAAACGTCTTGGAACAACAGAGGAAATTGCCAATGTAGCGATCTTCCTCGCTTCTGATATGTCTAGTTATATTACAGGAGAAACAATTAATACTAGTGGTGGGATGTAA
- a CDS encoding UDP-3-O-(3-hydroxymyristoyl)glucosamine N-acyltransferase: protein MKFKMPISISDIAELIDAKVIGDPKIKVTFLSEIHKVEKGSLMFVDNEKYYNQAIYSAATAIIIDKELECPEGKALLIVEKPFEAYNQLALHFSPFVPVSQFISPTAIIGENTILEPGVVVGNHVTIGDNCLIRANTVLLDNTKIGNNVIVHANASIGNDAFYMNRQKDKSYNRWHSIGRVIIEDNVEIGAGCTIDKGVSGDTVIGEGTKIDNLVHVGHGVRIGKHCLLAAQVGIAGKTIIQDHVTIYGQVGISKSLVVGEGATILAKTGVSKSIPGGSNKEYIGIPAGESRTKFREIIALRQLPEIAKKVNEIYEALFKNKKKE from the coding sequence ATGAAATTTAAAATGCCAATATCTATTTCGGATATAGCAGAATTGATAGATGCTAAAGTTATCGGAGATCCTAAGATCAAAGTTACTTTTTTGAGTGAAATTCATAAGGTAGAGAAAGGAAGCTTGATGTTTGTAGATAATGAGAAGTATTATAATCAAGCAATTTACTCTGCTGCAACAGCTATTATTATAGACAAAGAATTAGAGTGCCCAGAAGGCAAAGCCTTGTTGATTGTTGAAAAGCCATTTGAAGCTTATAATCAACTCGCCCTACACTTTAGTCCTTTTGTGCCTGTTTCCCAATTTATTAGCCCAACGGCTATTATAGGAGAAAATACTATTTTGGAGCCTGGTGTTGTTGTCGGAAACCATGTGACGATTGGAGACAATTGCTTAATTCGAGCCAACACAGTACTTTTAGACAATACTAAGATCGGTAATAATGTAATTGTACATGCCAACGCATCTATTGGAAACGATGCCTTCTACATGAATAGACAAAAGGACAAATCTTATAATCGCTGGCATTCCATTGGTCGAGTTATTATCGAAGATAATGTTGAAATTGGTGCAGGGTGTACGATTGACAAAGGTGTTTCTGGAGATACAGTGATTGGAGAAGGAACAAAAATTGACAATTTAGTACATGTAGGACATGGTGTCCGTATTGGTAAGCATTGCTTGCTAGCTGCCCAAGTTGGAATTGCAGGCAAAACTATTATCCAAGATCATGTTACTATTTATGGTCAAGTGGGTATTTCTAAGTCCTTAGTAGTTGGTGAAGGAGCAACGATCCTAGCCAAAACAGGAGTGTCAAAATCTATTCCAGGTGGAAGCAACAAAGAGTATATTGGTATTCCCGCAGGAGAGTCTCGCACCAAATTTAGAGAAATAATTGCTTTGCGTCAGTTGCCTGAAATAGCTAAGAAGGTGAATGAAATATACGAAGCGTTATTTAAAAATAAGAAAAAGGAGTAA
- a CDS encoding DUF2147 domain-containing protein produces MKRIAHLFSIVAVGCLMFMSTSISAQTSINGKNCIGTWKTIDDETGRTKSHVEIYKKGSKYYAKIVKLLDEQTLKDSGEKSFEDIKCTKCPADRGQGKPLYGLEIIWDMEEASDKWKGGSIMDPKKGKVYTCTMWMDDSDSSGDKLSVRGWVGFFYRTQTWHRVK; encoded by the coding sequence ATGAAACGTATTGCGCACCTTTTTAGTATAGTGGCTGTTGGCTGTTTAATGTTTATGTCTACGTCTATTTCGGCTCAAACCTCTATCAATGGCAAAAATTGTATCGGTACTTGGAAAACAATAGATGATGAAACAGGGAGAACGAAATCTCATGTAGAAATCTATAAAAAAGGAAGTAAATATTACGCCAAAATAGTTAAATTATTGGATGAGCAAACTCTCAAGGATAGTGGGGAAAAAAGCTTTGAAGATATCAAATGTACCAAATGTCCTGCTGATCGTGGTCAAGGAAAACCTTTGTATGGTTTGGAAATTATTTGGGACATGGAAGAAGCATCCGATAAGTGGAAAGGAGGAAGCATCATGGATCCTAAAAAAGGAAAAGTATATACCTGTACGATGTGGATGGATGATTCAGATAGTTCTGGAGACAAATTATCTGTACGTGGTTGGGTTGGCTTTTTCTACCGCACGCAAACTTGGCATCGTGTAAAATAA